Proteins from one Hyperolius riggenbachi isolate aHypRig1 chromosome 2, aHypRig1.pri, whole genome shotgun sequence genomic window:
- the LOC137545263 gene encoding zinc finger BED domain-containing protein 4-like, translating to MTSPPASSIWIHFQIAQDENYANCNLYLAKISRGKGSHTTSAMWKHLKAKHLSKFQELKGTRSPSPVLPPASPSTSSPLSVSADLASEDNDDPAPDEVASVESPASMCSPAPSPGPAVSSFTQSPFKLPPVKRKIVPPPSNQWTMAAFLDKTQSFKPGDKRAKTVTRLVAEMICKDNQPLSIVEDRGFRKLLNHLEPRYVIPSRKHLAEKVIPQMYEEVKTKVEDLLGKTNFIGLTTDMWTSTSCDDYLSLTVHFLDENFQYHHLCLECIPFPEVSHTASAIETFITTTLKDWNLSQKVVCVMRDNGPNVVAALQRSPFHHLPCLAHTFQLVLKDGLLNKTEIKDIMSSCRSIVGHYKHSSKAMKTLRSAQAKLNTKPRRLIQDEPTRWNSQLHMLARLMEQKQAVLLSASDLNFQVDLTARQWTVIEEVIRILDVFDKATFVASSSQVTISEIIPLVNSTIRALQTFKSSVGSVQGFHNDLLASMRRRYHSVESEKCYALATLLDPRFKGNVFFNRENLDAAKSTLAIEITDLSMQVEDADLCTSTQGLVRDTSQTSTEQQGGHSMWSYYSQLKVQSSKSSEQSCRLSPEEEINAYLAEPLLQPSSDIFKYWKENKKYQNLRKLSKKFLITPPSTVISERLFSTSGNIVDRKRSRLDQGRAEA from the coding sequence ATGACATCTCCACCAGCATCCAGTATCTGGATCCATTTCCAAATTGCACAAGATGAAAATTATGCTAATTGCAACCTGTATTTGGCAAAGATATCAAGAGGAAAAGGGTCCCATACCACCTCAGCAATGTGGAAACATTTGAAAGCCAAGCATTTGTCTAAATTTCAGGAACTGAAAGGTACACGGTCACCATCGCCAGTATTGCCTCCAGCTTCACCATCAACCTCAAGCCCTCTGTCGGTCAGTGCAGATTTAGCAAGTGAAGACAACGACGACCCAGCCCCAGATGAAGTAGCTTCTGTTGAGAGTCCTGCATCAATGTGTAGTCCAGCTCCTAGTCCAGGACCAGCAGTGTCATCTTTTACACAAAGTCCATTCAAATTACCCCCAGTGAAACGCAAAATAGTACCACCACCTTCCAACCAATGGACTATGGCAGCTTTTCTTGATAAAACGCAAAGTTTTAAACCTGGAGACAAAAGAGCTAAAACAGTTACAAGGTTAGTTGCTGAAATGATCTGCAAAGATAACCAACCGCTATCCATAGTAGAGGATAGAGGTTTCAGAAAGTTGTTAAACCACCTAGAGCCAAGATATGTCATCCCAAGCAGGAAACACTTGGCAGAAAAGGTAATTCCACAGATGTATGAAGAGGTAAAGACAAAAGTTGAGGACCTTCTAGGAAAAACCAATTTTATTGGACTCACAACAGACATGTGGACATCTACGTCTTGTGATGACTACCTCAGTTTGACAGTACACTTCTTAGATGAAAACTTTCAGTATCATCACTTGTGCTTGGAATGTATTCCCTTTCCTGAGGTTTCACATACAGCATCTGCAATTGAAACTTTCATTACCACTACTCTGAAAGATTGGAATCTGTCACAAAAAGTTGTGTGTGTCATGAGAGACAATGGTCCTAATGTGGTAGCAGCTTTACAGCGCAGTCCATTTCACCATTTGCCTTGCCTGGCTCATACCTTCCAATTAGTTCTAAAAGATGGTTTGCTGAACAAGACTGAAATTAAAGATATTATGTCATCCTGTCGGAGCATTGTAGGACATTACAAACACTCTTCTAAAGCCATGAAAACCTTACGATCTGCTCAAGCCAAGTTAAATACAAAACCTCGTCGTCTGATACAAGACGAACCAACTAGATGGAACTCTCAGCTTCATATGCTAGCTCGTCTCATGGAACAAAAGCAAGCTGTTTTACTGTCTGCTTCAGACCTAAATTTTCAGGTAGATCTTACTGCTCGGCAGTGGACAGTTATAGAAGAAGTGATAAGAATTCTAGATGTCTTTGATAAAGCAACTTTTGTGGCCAGTTCAAGCCAAGTCACAATATCTGAAATAATACCTTTAGTGAATAGTACTATTCGTGCATTGCAGACCTTCAAATCCAGTGTTGGTTCTGTACAGGGATTTCACAATGATTTGCTCGCATCTATGAGAAGGCGCTATCACTCTGTTGAGTCAGAAAAATGCTATGCTCTTGCTACCCTACTGGATCCCCGATTcaagggaaatgttttttttaacagagaaaatctggATGCAGCTAAATCAACGTTGGCCATTGAAATTACTGATTTGAGTATGCAAGTCGAGGATGCTGATCTTTGTACATCAACACAAGGACTAGTAAGAGACACCAGTCAAACATCAACAGAACAACAAGGAGGTCATAGTATGTGGAGCTACTACTCTCAACTGAAGGTACAATCTTCCAAAAGCAGTGAGCAGAGTTGCCGTCTATCCCCGGAGGAAGAAATTAATGCCTACCTAGCAGAACCACTGCTTCAACCATCCTCTGATATTTTCAAATACTGGAAGGAAAACAAAAAATATCAGAATCTGAGAAAACTCTCTAAAAAGTTCTTAATCACACCACCTTCAACTGTAATCTCAGAAAGACTATTCAGCACATCTGGCAATATAGTTGATAGAAAACGGAGTAGAttggaccagggccgggccgaggcatag